GTAACATTTTCTCATTCTTCTCTTATTTTCTTACACCTTCTCGAATACTCTTATATCCTCAATCCTTCCTTTCAGATTTGTCGATTCTCAATCTCATCCCTCTCGATCTCTCTCTCCCAcagtctttctctctctccagaTGCCTCTCTCTCCGATCTACGTAGCTTCGCCGGTTTTCACTCCTTCCCGAACTTCTCTGATTTCGTCCTCCAAATCTACTTCGTAATCTCCGAGTCTGAGTCCGAGTTCGACTCGGTTTCCGATTTAGGATCCTCTAAGTTCACCTCCGAAACTGTTTGCTTGTCTTGGTACACAACCTTCTCCCCTTCATGGTTCCACCCACACTTCGTCACTCTCTATCAGTCATCTCCTCCACCACCTCGACATCACCGTCGTTGCGAGTCCTTAACGACATCTTAGAACTCAGGCACCCGCACCACCCATCTTCTCGATTTTGCTATTTCGATTTCGTTGAATCTCCCATGTCTCTCTCACATGTGTCCTGGGGACCATCATTCTCCATCAATCATCTCTTCCACCACCCCTATCATCAGCGCCTCAAGATTGTCAAACATCACCATCATCAGTGCCATGCAAATCGAAATCGACCACCATACTCTCTGTTAGATCTTAATTTTTTCCAAGATTTGGTATTTGGCCTATCTGGGTTTTCATTAATCTACAAGTATGGTGGAAATTTGagatggggtttttttttttcttttttttctaaatttgttgTGGAGTTTAGACTTTAGAGCATCTGACTCTTTGTGGTTGTGAGCATTTGtatttaagttttgatttcagTCAGTAAGTTTAATGTATGATTATCTAATCTGGACCTTTGTGGTTGTGGTGACGACACAACAAAGACTGGTTAGAGACTTTTACAAGGTTCTAAACCAAGTGAACACTGAAGAAATCCCGGCTGATCTAAAGCTTCTAGATTGAGTTGAGTTGTTATTTTTTTCATGGCTTTTGACAGAAAATGCATTTAGAACAGCAAAGGGCGTGGAATTTGATGTGTACAGTTATGAGATTGTTTTACTTGAGCTGATAACTAGAAAGAAGGCATTGGATCCAGCATTTATGGAGAAAACTAATATTGCAGGATAGGCCAAGTCAATGTGGAGCAGCATGGAACAATTGATTAGATTGTCGATTCAAGCCTTAAAGAGGAACTTCTGGATTCAACAACCATGGATCAAGTTATCAAAGTGCTTATGGTGGCTTTCAGTCTCCTGCTTCAATCTCATTAtgaccaaaaccaaaaaaaaaaaaaaaaaaataataataataataattaggcCCATGGACCATCCCCAAACCGGCCCGTTTGAAATGGACCAGGTTAGGTTCGGATCCTAAACTCAAAATCCTTCTACCCGGCTTAGCCGGCCCCGTTACATTTTAAAACGGGTGCGGTTTGGTTCCTCCAAATTTCGACCCGGCATGTGCCCAGCCCTAATGTCTACATTTTGATAATTGACATGCTCCACTTTTAATGTAGTTTCATAGAACTTTCAAAAGGATAACTAagtcaaaaaataatttttgtaacTACACCTCTATTAAGTAGAAATAGTGATAAAATTAGTTTCATCCCAACATTATTCCCATATAAAGGTTTATTGTACAAGACtcaaagctattttattcaaattttcatcaatttaagtcacACGACTTGCATGTAATCAGTGGCGAAGCTATGTAAGGGCAAAGAGTGGCGGCCACCCCTCCCCTCACCGGAAAACACACTTAGGAGCTTTGGTTCAGCCCTTCTGCTCTTGTCGGAATTCATGGCACCTGTAAAAATTGGTTTTGGCTAATGCACTGTCTCGGTCGAATTTGCAAAGGAATGGCGATAGTTTGGTTGGATTtgcagatgaagatgaagacgGAGGAGAGAGGTTAGAAGGGCGATAGTTTGGTTGATTTTGGGCGGTACACTGTCTTCTCTAGTGACCTACTCTCACTCCGAACCACTCTCATTCCCTCTCTTCTCTGGTGACTTCAATTTCAATCCCTCGCCAACGTCCAGATTTGAGCTCGATGAAACTGGGTTATGGAAATCCACGAAATTGGAGCTTGTGGAAGACAAGAGATTTGGAACTTTAAAGTTCAAAAGAATTGCAGactttgaagagagagagagagagagagaaagagagagagagagagagagagagagagagagagagagattcaggGGAGGGAAGGCGGTGAAAAGGTTTGGGTATTGGTCGGCACCGACGGTGAAAGGGTTGGGAATCTGGAGTTTGGTTTTCAGTTATGGGTTTAGGTTGGTGTTTGGTTATGGATTTAAACATGTTTGGTTACTAGAATAATGGGTGTTTTAAAATTACAGATGTCTTTATATTATTGGGTTTTGTCAGTTGTTAGTACACTTGTGGTCCTAACTAGGTAGGACCCAAGTATTATCctttcccatattttttttttctgaccccaccttttttttttccttttatgacCCCACCTTTTTTGTGGTTTATTAAGGAAAGAGATCctttccggatctcttccaccaaggccACCAGATCAATTGATTCGAACCTTCCGAACTTCATTCAACGACCCACTTGTTTGACCCCTTAAaagctaaaataatttttggccATTGGATGAAATTTGGAAGGCCCGGATCACTTAATCCGGTggccttggtggaagagatccggaaagGATTTATTAACccatttctctccttttttttatttttttatttttttattttttttattcttgtatgtatttttattttctcttttaagaCGCCACCGTATTTATCTCAAACTCTcacattatttataaatattgtatTACTTTTTAAAAACAATGTAAATATTATTTAATGCTTATTTTATGATAATTTAAATCCACCTAAGCTCATGCCTAGATCTCACCTAGGCACCTAGCTGCTAGGTCATAGTCCGCTGTTTGACTAGCACCTAACATTTTTTAGGATCTAATCCTAGCCAATTTAAGCTTCTTCCATTGGCTTTGATAATATTGCTTACGTGTAGAGACTATTTTCTGCTATGAATATTGACTTAAAATTTTGCACTCTCCAATGTGAAAGCAACTTCTTCGATTGAACCTTgcattcttttgaatttttcccCTTCTCTCGGCAAATCCTGGCTTTGCCACTGCATGTAATACATGTTGAAGTGTAGACTGACAAATTTTTAACGAGTTTAAgaattttttccaaaaattagTGCCATGCATGCATTTGTTATTGATAATTAAGGTGAGAGTTGTTTCTACTTTATGAAGCCAATGACCtaggattttgaaaaaaaaaaaaatgtttgttttCATTTACCAAACATATCTAACACTCCAAATTTTTAAAAGGTTGTATTTtgttataaagaaaattaagcAACCCTAAACCAATATTAAGTTCGGAAGACATCAAAGAGGGTTGGGAACAGAGTTTGGTGGTTTATGAGTCGTCCTTTTCCAAGAGAGTCAGGTGGTACATATTTAGGTAGATTAAATTTCTAAATCATGTGATTTTtattaagggaattgttattggacttcaaaaatctcattatatactccaaattttctatatttggaaagaaaaatacacttatgagaaatgtagaatgagatttttggaatgctaataacacttccccttattaataggaaataaacacgttaattgaCACTGAAGTATTATCCAATCATCACCAACCAAGTCGTATAACTTATAAAATTTAGTCTAAATAATTAGTCTTTCTGGTAGTAGCTTTTTTAAACCTCTAACAATGTcatattttcaaatgaaaactaatgaaaaaggtttgaaaattttaagttttaacaataaggacaaaataacaggtaaagtgaatagtactaggattgactttttagtataaaaatataattttttattaaaataaatagtactaagaacttttcgttaaagttccattTTTCCAAAGAATACTCTCACATCAAATGGTATGCAAAAAATGGGGAAACAAGGGATACTATCACATCAAATGGCATGAAGTGCTGATATTCTCTCGTATGCAATTCTCATGTGTGAATGAACGGATGAGTGTGACAAATATCACTTTCCTAACTatattacaaacaaaaaaataaaataaaataaaataaaataaaataaaaactaaaataaaatctttATTTTCTGGGTAAATAAAAAACTGTAATGCTGAAAAGGCAGGCTGTGCTATTAGTATAAATGGTCACACTCAATCTTCCAATCATGCATTTAGGTTTTGAGCAATCATTTCTTAGGGTTCATGATGAACTTTGATAACAACCATTCCAAGCCGCTAGGTTTTGAGCAACTTTCCATCATCGCGGCTAGTTGGCCTTTTTAACCTGTTCATTGCTGACGGGGTAGGAACTAGGAACTgtatgtgtgcgtgtgtgtattTGTATACATtaaacaacaagaaaaaaaataccagatcaagattcaagatgacatattttatatatttttcaagaTTATATTTAAAATAGATTCATAAAAAGGGAGAGACAGGACAATAGACCGAAAAGAAATGGCACATGATGTctcattaaattttttattttttcaattctgTAAATTATATAATGCATGAATcgcctttttttcttcttaatctgACATGGAATCACCTTTCAAGATGAATAATGATGTATAACACTCAAATTATATATAATCACATAATGTACATCATTAAATTGGGATAAATATTGTGCATGGTAGCATGGGCATTTTAGGCTAATCTCAGGGCCTTTGtatattttatagtttttagTGTAGTTTCTACCTTAGACCAACTCTTCCCCACATGCACTCGTGGTTGGAATTTGAATATTCCAAATCGAAGATCTTTTGGcatttgagaacaaaagtaAGTTATAagatttgtttaattaattgagaattgttattagtattttaaaaaatttatttggcATTTTTcgtaagtgtatttttttttctaattatagaaagtttggagtgccaaataagatttttggaatgctaataatagTTTCCGattaattttctatatttactttttttttttgaacaaatttttCTATATTTACTTTTTGAGTACATTCTATACTgacttttttttagtacatcgatatatttacactatgTGAAGGATGAGTTGTTAGagatttcaataataaatatataaattatatatatatatatatatatgacttgATGCTGCATTGTGCaacatgtgtgtgtataataaAGGGTGTTGCAGTGTGCGGCAAGAGTACGGGCGGCATCCTTTACAAAATGTTGGGTTTCATTCAACCTTTTGCGATTGTATATTTTGTTGAATGGTTGCAACTTTTGGTTAAAAGGTATGATGCTTACTCAAAGGGGTGTGATactcacacaccccattttacatttcacacacccttctaattttcgacTGTCAGATCGGATGAACTGAAGAAAAATCAACGGATAGAATttaacaaggggtgtgtaagaagtaaaatggggtgtgtggatagcacacccctacaCAAATTGTATGAGTAGAATTAAAAGATGTAATCagtcaatatttattttctgaaaatttaaattgaagacATGTCTTTTGGGTCAACACTATTAAGAAGTGTTGTATATcttcaactaaaatgaaatGACTAGATGAACGGGTGCtttaatgcctataaataccttttaaatgcctataaatacctattgtggcataatgtttcacactcaattttcaaaaatttgtttctacatttcttgctttcttctttctccatcacattcatacaatttctttctagttatttcCAAGGGAATGTAATTCGGTTTTGCTAATCGAATATTCCATACTTTGTTGTATCCTGGAAGTGATTTGCCAAGAACCCCTTAGCAAACTCATTCGAGTGgggcaaataacactttaagaaAATGATTCAAGTCGTACCTCAAAGTTAGCATTTGGAttattctctatatttctaCATTTACTCTAAtaagagttcggctaagccacacaatggcggcctaatttggtatcgaattcgccattcacgatcttcaaacctaagacctttcacttccaagtaaagagaaatactacttacttaaaaacaaaagggaaatCCTGGTGcctttttttatattgtttcaATGAAATGTTATCTCGTCAAATTATTTGGTATATATGTAATTAGactaaaattactaatttgAATCACGTATGTGCAAAAAACAAGCACCTGCAtgattattgatgtgaattgATAATTTGATAACGTAACTACCCTGATCGCTTTTTCTTAAGATAAGTTGTTAATTTCTGGATTCTTGTTAAAGActgaagcatatataaaattGGTTGGGAACGACAAGGAAAATGATGGAAAAGAAGTTTCGAGTGAAGCcatttggagaaaatgaggttGCTTCTGGCTTTAGAGAGAAGAAGCCAAGACGGATGTCAAGGATTGTCCTAATTTAACACGTCTGGTTGAGCACTATTTTATTTGATTGAATAAGGAAGGTAGTCAATGCTTGATTGTGACTATTGAAGTTTTTGGcaaatatttttctaaataaTCCTTAAAACTATAGAATCATGAGAGACCAAAACCCTTTTGCTAACTTTAAAGTCTTCAAATTACGCTCACTGATTTGGCCAAAATGCCCACCTTACcccctacttttttttttttttttttgtgtgttgatAACGaaacataaacttaaaaaaaagaaaaaaaagaaaaaaaaaggaagaagtcACATATGAATATCACGAGATCACGAATTCAATCTTAtcttttgtattaaaatattagggTTTTGGCTCCCACAGTCGTGCCTTTTGTCGTAGCACGTATGATACGGTTTCTTTTTGATGCAGGATCATGATGATTAATTATGGaattaattagtttaaaaaTATTCTCAGCTAGATCACCTTAACTTTTCACCACCCAGTTCCAATTAGGTAcaaccaaattttacaaaaGTTTATTCTCTTCTAATTCTTGGAAAGGGTTTTCCTTGTTATTGCATACCTAGCATGCATATGGAAGCACATATGGTAAATAATTATAACATTCTGATGGAAACTTTTGCCAGggtttttgaattaaaaacagaaaaaagaagaTTCTTCAAAGTACTTAAAGATTATCTAGGTgcaaaaacagatttttaagTATGGTTTTGTAGCAAAAAATTAAAGGGAATAAAtgagataaaaagaaaatttaagctTTAGactcctttaaaaaaaaaaaaaatgctagtgATTAGCAACACAAACCACCCTCTTGAAGTTTCAACCACCAAACTTCTTTTGGTAATTAAATCTAAGTGCTCAATATCTTTGAGAGGGACATAACTTTCAGAATATGGAAGCATCAAATATGCTCCCTTGACATATATGAAATCTCAGTAAATTACTAGTTCTTGTGACTTCCCCTACAATGGAAAAAAGATTAGGCTGTTTATATATAGAGGCAATTAGGCACGTTCCTTCGGGGATATCTACTAAAATTGAAACGATATGAACAAGATTAGTGCATAAATCGAGAAATCGCCGATCCTtttcttcatcttattgtaacctaaaaattaaacaaaattagtCTTCTAGTTTAGTTACAGACATAGTCACCAAGTACCATTATTGAATGTGGACAAAGATGATTAAGAAATAAGAGGAAAACATTTCTGGTTGCTGCTAGACACTGGCATTGCAAATTGCAAATTACAAATTGCAAAATGGATGCTCTTTTGGAGTTCAAGACCCCTGAATGGAATTGGAATTCTTGTTATATGGTCCCAACCTTCTCTTCACCTTTAGCTACCTTTCATAGCCCTAATGTGTGCATATGATGCTAATATGCTATCTTTGAAATGCCAAATGCCAACCCATCTCATATGTTTGTCTCTTTTTTCTCACCTTTTCTttcctctctatctctttacCTCTTTTGAGGCAATGCTCATTGATTTTGAGTTGCAGATTGGATTGTGGTTGAGGTATTTGGCACACTCATTCAATCCTCTAATTAATATGGAACGATCATACTGCGTATTTTGCAAAAATGTTCAATTATGAACTTTTTTCGTTGCAGAATGTGTGAATCAGCCTAGACCCTTAAAATTCACAATGCAAACGTCTACTCTCGAATTCTTATATCACGTGAATGACACATGAATTATATGTGAGATACCCATTTCATAGAATGGGTGTTAACAGCTTTAGCTCAAACGCAGCCATCCACTTCTCGTGCAGATCTTATTGGAAGAAAAACTAACAACCCAATTTACCATGTTCAATGAGGATGGCCAATTTGTCACGATTCTTTTATGATTAGGCAAAACAATGGTAATTTAATTGCATTTTAGAATCACATAATTACACAAATCTAATAATTGGTAAAATTGGCCAGTTAATTCTTCATCTGCAACTAGTTAAACCTTATATTCATAACTGAAATTTGAGTCCAACCAACTTGAAACTATGTTAAAATAAAACCATTAAGATTATGATAATAATTGTCCTCTTAATTAATCATTAATCCCACACGCACCAATAACGTCAGAGAAATTCTAAAGAGGCTctttcaaaagcaaaagcaagaCTCTTCATAGATTTTCTGCCACCTTATGTATTTTGCACAATATTATATAATGTTTACACAATAATTGACGTTAAATTATGAAAAGATAAAAGATCTATAAAGAATCCcactttcaaaaaaaatttataaaatttctcGTAACATTATCTAAATCtgtaaaaacaaacacaaattaGTCCACAGTGAAAAGTGAAAACCTTCATCATCATTacctaaattgaaaagaaaggtAAACTCAAACCACCTTGAAAATCCCCAAGAAAATTACAAGGGTACTTCCGGAATGGAACCCGCGAGAAAATATGGTGGCGGCTACAAGCGTCAAACTTTCCGTCAAAGCAAATCCCAATCTCGTTTTGTCCTATTTTTAAGACCTTCCAAAACCcaaataattcaattaatttattttttcttggtCAAATTTCAAAACagaaattttataatttgaattTCCAATTATGTGCGTCTCTAACCATAAACCATCTCAATTTCTCAAAAATCTCCCCACTGATCTGGTTGTTACCCAAACTTAAAATatgtttaaaataaaaagatatagCCCTAAAAAGTACAcccaataaaaatttgaaatattagcCATTAATTGTGCATGCACTTATTATAAATCTGAAATAtataatgtaaaaataaatataaaagagtCACTACAGTGTTTCATTTTTGGTGATGACCTTTAAATAATTTTCGtcaatgaaaataattttatattttttgagactatttttaaataattaagttatcactaaaaatttatttaatttgaaaaaaaatggacaaCTGATATGATTTCTTGCTTTTgaggttttaaaaaaataatttactattattttgtatttaataTACTATTTTgtctataacttttattttaattattttttaacgaAATTAATTTAGCATTAGGTGTtttatatttgttaaaaaaaaggtgttttattttaattatttttttaatagaattaaTTTGGTCTTCTCAACGGAAAGTTTTGTTAAAAGCAATACAATACATTCTCCCTCTcgctctccctccctctccctctccctctcctcactctctctcacataaacacaaacacactgtgcactctcctctctcttctctctgctTTCTGTCTCTCTCTGCTGCAAGCCGACGACAAACTCCGCGCTGGCAAAGATTCccttctccttcctctccttTGTCCTTCGTTCCCgtttacttttcttttatcttCCTCCCCACAAACCCTAAGTTCGAAATTTTCCCGAGAAACAAACAGACAGTAACACCCAACAGCTACTAGAATCCTAATCCCAATCCGCCCGCCATGTTTCAGCTGATCTCGCCTTAACCCACTACCTATTTTTCACCGTAGACTGATAAAGTTGCCTTCTCTTCCCGCTTGATGGGTTGCACGAGCTCCAAGCCCGACGAACTTCCGGCCGTTGCCTTATGCCGGGAGCGCTGCGGCTTCCTCGACGAGGCGATTCACCAGCGCTACGCCCTCGCCGAGGCCCACATCGCTTATATTAGCTCCCTCAGAGAAATCGGCCGCTCTCTGCATCAATTTATCGAGCAGGAGGTGGGCAATTCATCCGGGTCGCCGTCCTCACCCCACCTCAACCTCCCGCCGGCCAGAAAAGGCGAGACCAAATCCTCGCCGCTGCGCCACTCTCACTCAAATTCAAATTCCGGGTCTCATCTCCACTTTCACTCTTCCGACGATGATTCCGGCTCGCTCCACCACTCCGGCCACTCGTCGCCACTGCACGATACTCACTACGGCGGTCATATTGATTACATGGAGGACGGCGGGCAGGAGGGTTTCAATTCGTACCCAGATGGGTTTATGCGCATGAATTACATGAAGAACAAAGCGACGCCATCTGTGGTGCATCGGCAGAAACCCGTGAGCCCTGAAAACGTGTTTCAATTGGGGGAATCTTCTTCTTCGAATTCGTATGATGGATATCAAAATTCAAGTAGTTATCCAGACGCTGTCTCTAATCCTTATGCCGATTACGGCGGTGGGTTTAACAATTACGGTGGTGCGTATAATTACGGCGGAGGGAGTAGTGGGTATACTAATTACGGTAATTCTTCTCCGCCGGTCCGATATGGAGCACCGTCGCCACAGGCTTCGGCTTCGACCTCGTCTAAGCCACCTCCTCCGCCACCTTCGCCGCCAAGAGCTTCAGCTTGGGATTTTTTAAACCCATTCGAGGTTCAGGAAAAGTACTACTCTGCCTACACTCCGAGTCGGGACTTGAAGGAGGTGAGAGACGAAGAGGGAATTCCCGAATTGGAAGACGTGGAGTACCAGCAGGAGGTGGTGAAGGAGGTGCAGAGGGACCACAAGCATGTGGTGGATGGCGGGAAGCATTCTAAGGCTGTTGTGGACGATGAGGCAGCTGAAACGCAGCCCTCCTCGGTTTATCAAGCTCGGCCGAGCGTTGAGACTGATGGTGGTGGGGTGGAGTATGAAGTCCATGTGATGGAGAAGAAGATTGTGGATGAGGAGGAGACGCGCGAGGACCGTGGCAATGGCGGAGCTGCAGCCAAAGCTCGACCGGGGTCTCGAGATGCTTTCGAAGTTGCTCGAGAGATTGAGATTCAGTTTCAGAGAGCTTCGGAGTCGGGGAAAGAAATTTCCAAGATGCTCGAGGTGGGAAAGCTTCCCCATGGTGGAAAACATGGTGGGTATGGGATTATACACCTTTTTAAGAGATTGATTACGAAAAATTTGCTTGCTTGAATTTTGATCTACCTGGGAAGTTTTAACTTATATGCGTTTGATGTGTAGTAGTTAGTTTCCTCAAGTGGAAAGTTTACAGATCTGggtttttatgtttaatttttgttgaatttgaacTCTATTGAGCAGAGATTTGACTTTTGTGTTGTGTTTGTGATCAGTTTCTTCCAAGACTTTAGTCTCTTCGCAACCTTCTACTAGTGCCGAGCCATCGACCTCTGCTCAAGTGGCTGCTCCTTCTCAATTGGGGTTCGATGAAGAATTGAT
This genomic stretch from Pyrus communis chromosome 2, drPyrComm1.1, whole genome shotgun sequence harbors:
- the LOC137727151 gene encoding protein ALTERED PHOSPHATE STARVATION RESPONSE 1-like is translated as MGCTSSKPDELPAVALCRERCGFLDEAIHQRYALAEAHIAYISSLREIGRSLHQFIEQEVGNSSGSPSSPHLNLPPARKGETKSSPLRHSHSNSNSGSHLHFHSSDDDSGSLHHSGHSSPLHDTHYGGHIDYMEDGGQEGFNSYPDGFMRMNYMKNKATPSVVHRQKPVSPENVFQLGESSSSNSYDGYQNSSSYPDAVSNPYADYGGGFNNYGGAYNYGGGSSGYTNYGNSSPPVRYGAPSPQASASTSSKPPPPPPSPPRASAWDFLNPFEVQEKYYSAYTPSRDLKEVRDEEGIPELEDVEYQQEVVKEVQRDHKHVVDGGKHSKAVVDDEAAETQPSSVYQARPSVETDGGGVEYEVHVMEKKIVDEEETREDRGNGGAAAKARPGSRDAFEVAREIEIQFQRASESGKEISKMLEVGKLPHGGKHVSSKTLVSSQPSTSAEPSTSAQVAAPSQLGFDEELMLRSKNLSSTLHKLYLWEKKLYNEVKAEEKMRVIHDRKVSKLKHLDERGAEAHKVDKTRTLIRSLSTKIKIAIQVVDKISVTISKIRDEELWPQLNELIQGLTRMWKCMLECHSSQCLAVREARGLGPIGSGKKLNDGHLDATLQLEHQLINWTFRFSTWISAQKGYVRALNKWLLKCLLYEPEETPDGIVPFSPGRIGAPPIFVICNQWSQALENISEREVVESMRIFTTSVLQIWEQDKIEMRQRMVAHKDLEKQVKKLDRKDQKIQKEIQALDKKIVLASGDGDGLSVAGQIVYQSDTRNSTLQGSLQRIFEAMERFTDSSTKVYEELLQRNEEERLARAAERVS